GGTTTCTATCCACTGCAACTCTGCATGATGAGATGTTGATTTAGTAGACGCCGAAGTGTGCGATTAGGTTGGACCATACACTACTCTGCAGGAATCTAATCAACAGTGGTAAGATAGCAGCAGATTGGTTCATGGTTAATCAAGGGAATTTGCAGACTATTAGTCCACTAATCGCCAGTACTCCCACCTGCTCTAGGTGTTATTAGATTAATGATCATGGTGACCTAATGCCTATAATATTGGAGCAAAGCTACAAACTGGTCATGTTCCAAATGACAGCCATGGTTAATCACTGCACACATATGGTAATGCATGCAAGCTCATGAAGAACACTTTGGTCCAATCCATATCTTCCACAGACTGCCCACGGCCTATATATAACTCACCACACGTATGCACATGTAAACCTCTCCCCTTCCCTCACGGTAATCCTTCCATTGACTTCGTCTTGCTTCCCCGTCACTCCAATTACCCACCTGCCACTTCATCCATGGGTGATCACGGGCGAGACCGCAACAGCAGCTCCACCCTGCACAGATCCACTGCCGACAGCACCGAGACCGAGCCGGTGCGCACCCGGTGGATGCCGAAGCCGGAGCAGATCCTTATCCTGGAGTCCATCTTCAATAGCGGTATGGTTAACCCTCCCAAGGAGGAGACGGTGAGGATCCGCAAGCTTCTCCAGAAGTTCGGCGCCGTCGGGGATGCCAATGTCTTCTACTGGTTCCAGAACAGGAGATCGAGGTCCCGCCGCCGCCAGCGGCAGCTTCAGGCGAGCCTCATGGCCGATCCTAGAGCTGCCCGGGGAGTTACGCAGCAGGCCGGGGGTGGAGTCCTCCCCCACGAACCGCCGACGTCGTCGAGCTCATCCAGCACGTCGTCTAATAACTCCTCCTTCCCTTGCTCGTCCTCGGCTTCTTCTTCGCCCTCCTCTTATAACTTCGTGATGGACGAtggctccgatgatctcttctcgATGATCTCTTCTCAGACTCCTTTTATGTGCTCTTCTCATGTCCCGCGGTCACACCGTCAACCTGGTTAGTGCATGGCTAAGTTAATCTTCACGAAAGCATCCCTCCCATAGTGGAAATTAGATATGTTTGCTTGGTTGCACGAAACCCTCAATTCATTTCCTTCATTTCGGGCTTTTTGCTCTATGACTTTCTACCTAATTGGATCTGTGAACTCTTCCCATAGTCTGATTGATTGATTGACTGTGATTAGAGCTGTTCCCTTTCTTCTGTTCATTTCCCCACTAGATGTCTCGATCTGAACATTGAACTTTCAAGATCCATCCAAGAAATTTGAATGTTAGGCAGTCCCCCACTTTGGATTCTTGTTCCCCATCTTGCTGTCATAAAGGTTTCAGTTAGATCCCTGGCACCATAAATCTGTCTGGGATATCAATGCACTAACCCTAAACCAAGTAACTTTACATGTTGGTTTCCTTGTTTGAGGAATAGTGACACTTTGATGTGGACTGAATCCTAAAATTGAGATATAGAACATATACCTGATTTTagtcttaattttttttcatgaGAAAAGGCTAGTGATTGAGATTGATCTATATTTTTTTTGCCAACATTTGAGCTTGTTTTGATCATTGAATGCATGGATTCAGGGACCATAACTGTGTTCATTGATGGTGTTCCTTCTGAGGTTCCAAGGGGACCTATAGACACGAGAGCTATGTTTGGCCAAAATGTGATGCTTGTGCATTCCTCTGGGGAACTCCTTCCTGTCAACGAGCATGGAGTTGTTGTGCAAAGCTTGCAGATGGGCGAGAGTTACTTCTTGGTGAGCAATTCTACTACTTGATCACTTCAACTTCTTGTCAACACTGCATTGAGGCTAAAAATTGAGCTCACACTCGGCAATAAAGAATCTATTGATACCGCAAAAAACATAGAATTTAGCTAAACGCATGTCATACTGACTCTTTGACAGGTTACAAGGCCTACTTAAGATCGGTTCGCGGGCGAAAAAGGATGCCTTCAGCAATTGAGAATACAAGAGAAGGATTGCTTGTTACCAGCAGACCAAGCTATCATTATCAGTCTCTATCAAACCCCTATAGGAGAGAAGATGCAACCTTGCACTTGCTTAGATCTTAGTTTCCAAGAGACTAAAGTAATAGAATTCAATGATCATTAGCATCATAATGCAGTGTGTGTCTGTTGTTTAGTGCTCTTCCTTTTTTTCATTTTGGCAGAGCAAAAAACCAGTGCTACATGAAACATATAATTAATGATATGCCTTTATGCTAATTCACATCGCTTAACAATAGCTCTTAAACGTTCAAAGATGACATGCAATACTACATTCGGCGCGTGTGCTTAGAGTCTTGTTGATTTGCTTGATGTTGTACTACTCTTCGAATATCAAGTTCTTCATTCACTTGGTTATGTACAGATTGTTTGTTTTCTTTGTAACTATTCCTCTAAAGGGATATCCTGTGAAGTCTTCTCTCATTCAAACCAAGAAATGAGAGAAGATTTAGATTTCCAGAACTCCCTTAGTGACCCGTTAAGCTCGATGAAAAAGCTTAAGTTCGAAAGTTTAGAAGAAGGTTTACATCTAACAAATGCAATTGGAGTTGTAATTTTCTTCTCCCAACACCTGTGATTTAATATGCTGCGGTTTTCACCACTGCAGAGAAGGAAAGCTTACATTCTTCCTTTTCATCATCTGTCATCTGCTGCTTTAGGTTTGGCATCTGTTCTAAATCTGCCATGATGCCTGATGAGGACTGAAATATCCTGTTGCCTTGTGAAGTACAACCATTTCATAAGAGGAATGCCATTCCTTTTGTAGTCTGGTCTCTTTAAACAAGATAATGCCTTCCATAGAGTACATCAGAAGTAACTCAGGCTTCCTTCACTTATAGGTCTCAAGAGCTTCTTTTATATATGAAATATGTTTCTTTATGAATAAAAAGTTCTGAAATTTGATGGCACTAAGATATTGTTCTCATATTATCCACATCAAAACTAACAAAGAACTTCCTCTTCTCAGCTATACTTATGACTCTGCTAAGCCAAACTTCACATAGCTTTACATGACTGATGgaggaaagaagagaaaagaCCCACCAAATTTCCACTTTGTAAAACACTTCTGGCCATCTGAGCTTCTTAGTAtttcatcacaatatatatgcatcatTTCAGGAACCATAGCAGGATAAAACACCATAGCTTGGTGTTCTTAGTACAACAAATCTGAATTTTCCTGAGTCAAGTCACCTGGAGAAAGTTTCCTGTAAGCATCTATCt
This genomic stretch from Musa acuminata AAA Group cultivar baxijiao chromosome BXJ3-9, Cavendish_Baxijiao_AAA, whole genome shotgun sequence harbors:
- the LOC135648609 gene encoding WUSCHEL-related homeobox 11-like codes for the protein MGDHGRDRNSSSTLHRSTADSTETEPVRTRWMPKPEQILILESIFNSGMVNPPKEETVRIRKLLQKFGAVGDANVFYWFQNRRSRSRRRQRQLQASLMADPRAARGVTQQAGGGVLPHEPPTSSSSSSTSSNNSSFPCSSSASSSPSSYNFVMDDGSDDLFSMISSQTPFMCSSHVPRSHRQPGTITVFIDGVPSEVPRGPIDTRAMFGQNVMLVHSSGELLPVNEHGVVVQSLQMGESYFLVTRPT